ATGTGTCATATCACTTACAAACTTACGTGACAAAAAGAAATATTTAGAATAGTTAAGATTGGAAATACTAGCAGATTTAAAAACAAGAATGTCTGTAGAACAAACTCCATCTTCATTAGCTAAATACACTTTATTCAAATAAGGTCTAAGTTTTCCGTAGAGCAGATCACCTTTTTTAAAACTATTTTTTATAGTAGTGATTGTATCGATTTTAACATCTTGTGTTAATGTTCCTCTATCTTTCTCAATATGTTCTAAACCAATGTAAAATAAGGATTCTCCTGAGCCATTGTGTTTATCGGACTTTAAAATGTGAGCTTCCCCAAGCCGCACCCATTGCCATCCTTCTGATAATCTTGGTAAATTCTCTATTCCAGCATTATTGAAAGATATCGAGTTATTCATTTTAAGCATCTAATGCCTCAATATTTACTGTCAGATTATAGTTAAACACTCATGGTTTGTAACTTATGAACGGTAAAATCAAATTCAATAGGTAGTTATGTCAATACTATAAGTTTCAAACAAAAGGTTAACAACTATAATCTATTACTTCCCAATGTCCACCTTTTGCAGGACCGATGCGTTTTATCTTTCCTTCAGCTTTCAATTTCCGAAGATTCCATTCAACACCTTGTATGGACAAGCCTGTGATCTGACACAGTTCTTCACGGGTAACAGTGGGATTATCCCTGATTGCCTCAAGTATTATTTCTGCATTTTTCCCCTTAGTTTTCTCCGAACTTTCACCCAAATCTGCCTCAGAAGTTCTGTCAAGTTTTCGGAAAATAACAGAAAAACCGCTATTGTATTCAAATTCCACAGACGATTTTTTGTTCTCGTCCACTGCCTGTATAATTCGGCTTATGCCCGTACCCACTTTTTCAATGTAGTTTATACGATGCAGCAAAGAAGCGATCAGAGGGTTACGTGTGACACTCTTACGTCCGAACTCGGAAGGTCTAAGACCGCTTGGCAGCCCTCCGGGATTGGATATCTGCACCCTGTCATCAAAGACCTCGATAAGCACATTGGAGCTTCTGTCAAAATAATCACGGTGGCAGACAGCGTTTATTATGGCTTCTCTCAGTGCCACATCAGGAATATCCGGAATCTCTTCCCGCTGCACACCCTCGATCTTATACTGCACGTTGGTGTGCCTTTTCACGAAAAGGATGGCATTATCGATGTTTTCGACAATGTTCTCCTTGAAATCCTTCTTGTCAAGGATATGCACCTTCTCCGTACCCTTGTATAGCACGCATACCACAATGGCATGATTCATCAGGAAATCAATATCCTTCGCAAAGAACAGCACGCCTGCATTCGTCAGTTTTCCCTCATCATTGATGCAATCGAGGTTTCTAAGCAGCGACATCCTGTCAATGGACCTGCTGACGCCTGCCATGTTCAGGAAATTTTCAAAAGCCCTCTCATCGAAATCATTATCGAAAACCGCCTTCTCATTTCTCAGTTCCTCAAAGCGAATGCGCCCTTCCTTCTGGAAGAAATCAATGATCTCATTGCGTGTAAGTTTCTGGGAGTTCGCCCCGTTGCGGATAAAGAAGCCTCTTGAGCAGGCATAGGGCTTGTCGCTGCCCTCCGGCACCTCCACGATGATAAGGTTATCCTGCACCCTTATCTCAATATCAAGATACAGCTGCAACTGCCTGAGGGAATCCTGCACCCTTGACCTGAAACTGTTATCAGTATGTGTACCTTTTATGGTTCCATTATCAGCAACACCAAGGATGACCCTTCCCCCGCCGGAATTGGCAAAAGCGCAAACCTCCTCCACAAAGGACTTATCAAGGAATTCCTTGAACTCTATGTGGTATCCTTCGCCAGCCTCTATGATGTCTTTGATCGAAAATTCCATTTTTAAGCCGCCAGTGCCTCGTTCAGTTCGCTGATAATGCTGTTCATCTCATCGCCAAAGAGCTGATACATCCTGCTACGGCTTCCTTCTCTATCAAAAGGTCTGTAATCGAGATCGTCTAGTTCCATGTGTACATTGTCAATAATATAATCCTTTATCATACGCAGCCATTGCATCTGCTCCTCATTGAATTTCACAGTTCCGGCTTGCTTTTTGAACACCCAGTCCCGGAAGTTGCGGTTCACCGTCAGGTCGTATGCAGTAAGTACCGGGTCGATCTCCGTCACCCTGCGGATCAGGGAGACCAGAGCTGTAAGCTCTTTTTTCGGAGAGTTCCCGTTCACCTTCTCCAGCTGCTCGTAAGCCTGCCATACCCTCAAAGGCGCAAACAGCGGTTTTTCCAGTTTCAGCCTCTCCAGCACTTCCTTTATCATGGCAAAAGTAACATCCCTGCGCTGGTAAGGCTGGTTGTAGAATATCCGAAGGGCTGTGATCTCATCCTTGTGGGCTTCCAGATACTCCCTGAAATCCCGCACAAGCTCATCCGCCCTCACCACAGCATCCTTATCCCATTCGGTCCGTGTCACTACGTCAATGTTCACCGTATCAATGATCTGCTCATGCACCCTGCGCACATTCTCAATATACTCGTTAAGCTCTCCCGTAAAAGTGAACCTTGCAACATCGATCAATTCCTGCTGCGCCTGCCTGCTCGCCTTCTCCTGCGGCATGTCCGGCTGAATCTCCCTTATCTCAAAAGCCCGACCCTCGATCACATCCGGGTTATACGCATTCAGCAGGTCTCTTATGGTCTGGTTGATGGTCTTCCCGCTGGCCTTTTCAGCATACACGATCTTCTCATCGGGAGTTATCATCTTATCCAGCCGCGCCAGCCGGTTCGCCAGCGAGACATATAGGTCCTCGTCCTGCGCACCAAAGGTCACGGCCGCCAGCAGGTCCTTGAGCGGTGCTCCTTTCTTCCTCTCAAGCGGTCTGCTGTCTGTTTTCATGGACTTCGTCACGCCCACAGCATCCACAATAACAAAATGCGTCTTGGCA
This DNA window, taken from Methanomethylovorans hollandica DSM 15978, encodes the following:
- a CDS encoding AlbA family DNA-binding domain-containing protein, with the translated sequence MEFSIKDIIEAGEGYHIEFKEFLDKSFVEEVCAFANSGGGRVILGVADNGTIKGTHTDNSFRSRVQDSLRQLQLYLDIEIRVQDNLIIVEVPEGSDKPYACSRGFFIRNGANSQKLTRNEIIDFFQKEGRIRFEELRNEKAVFDNDFDERAFENFLNMAGVSRSIDRMSLLRNLDCINDEGKLTNAGVLFFAKDIDFLMNHAIVVCVLYKGTEKVHILDKKDFKENIVENIDNAILFVKRHTNVQYKIEGVQREEIPDIPDVALREAIINAVCHRDYFDRSSNVLIEVFDDRVQISNPGGLPSGLRPSEFGRKSVTRNPLIASLLHRINYIEKVGTGISRIIQAVDENKKSSVEFEYNSGFSVIFRKLDRTSEADLGESSEKTKGKNAEIILEAIRDNPTVTREELCQITGLSIQGVEWNLRKLKAEGKIKRIGPAKGGHWEVIDYSC